A single Pirellulales bacterium DNA region contains:
- the gmd gene encoding GDP-mannose 4,6-dehydratase: MTSPRRALITGITGQDGSYLAEFLLAKGYEIHGLVRRASTFNTERIEHLYQDPHEAGTRLFLHYGDLTDGTSLMNLVLSIEPDEIYNLAAQSHVRVSFDQPLFTADVDALGTLRILETARQLKRHREVRVYQASSSEMFGQAVESPQRETTPFHPRSPYACAKVFSFHQTVNYREAYGLHASNGILFNHESPWRGETFVTRKITRGATRIREGLQQKLYLGNLDARRDWGYAKDYVEAMWLMLQQDEPDDYVIATGETHSVHEFLELTFEHLGLRWQDHMVVDPRYFRPAEVDLLLGDASKARELLGWQPRTTFRELVSLMVEYDWSIAREERALSVRLAA, from the coding sequence ATGACCTCTCCGCGACGCGCCCTGATCACCGGCATCACCGGCCAAGACGGCTCCTATCTGGCGGAGTTCCTCTTGGCCAAGGGATACGAAATCCACGGCCTGGTCCGCCGCGCGAGCACATTCAACACCGAGCGGATCGAGCATCTTTATCAGGACCCGCATGAGGCCGGCACCCGGCTGTTCCTTCATTACGGCGATCTGACCGACGGCACGAGCCTGATGAATCTGGTCCTCTCGATCGAGCCGGATGAGATCTACAATCTGGCGGCGCAGAGTCACGTGCGGGTATCATTCGACCAGCCGCTATTCACGGCCGACGTCGATGCGCTCGGCACGCTGCGGATTCTGGAGACCGCCCGGCAATTGAAGCGGCATCGCGAAGTGCGCGTTTATCAGGCCTCATCGAGCGAGATGTTCGGCCAGGCCGTCGAGTCGCCCCAGCGCGAAACCACGCCGTTCCATCCGCGCAGCCCCTATGCCTGTGCGAAAGTGTTCAGCTTTCATCAGACGGTGAACTACCGTGAGGCCTATGGCTTGCACGCCTCGAACGGCATTTTGTTCAACCACGAATCACCATGGCGCGGCGAGACGTTTGTCACCCGCAAAATCACTCGCGGGGCAACCCGCATCCGCGAAGGGCTGCAGCAGAAGCTGTATCTCGGCAATCTCGACGCCCGCCGCGATTGGGGCTATGCCAAAGACTACGTCGAGGCGATGTGGCTGATGCTCCAGCAGGACGAGCCGGACGACTACGTAATCGCAACCGGCGAAACGCACAGCGTTCATGAGTTCTTGGAGTTGACCTTCGAGCATCTCGGTCTGCGCTGGCAGGACCACATGGTGGTCGATCCGCGCTATTTCAGGCCGGCCGAAGTCGATCTGTTGCTCGGTGACGCGTCGAAAGCCCGCGAGCTGCTCGGCTGGCAGCCGCGCACGACGTTTCGCGAATTGGTCAGCCTGATGGTCGAATACGACTGGAGCATCGCCCGCGAAGAGCGCGCGCTTTCGGTGCGATTGGCGGCATAA
- a CDS encoding GDP-L-fucose synthase, with amino-acid sequence MGLLAGKRVIVTGGAGFLGREVCQALDAYRPSLILAPRSYEYDLRRREAVRRLFRVTRPDVVVHLAAVVGGIGANRANPGRYFYENAIMGVQLLEEARLAKVSKIVVIGSICSYPKHTPVPFREDDLWNGYPEETNAPYGLAKKMLLVQAQAYRQQYGMNAISLLPVNLYGPGDNFDPDSSHVIPALIRKAIEAREAKQPFVEVWGTGSASREFLFVRDAARAIAAATELYDKPEPVNIGSGEEITIRELTELVCRACCYGGEIRWDATKPDGQPRRCLDTSRALAEFGFQATTRFPDGLRETVAWYEADRQAAALPRAA; translated from the coding sequence ATGGGACTGCTTGCGGGAAAGCGAGTGATTGTGACTGGCGGCGCCGGTTTCCTGGGGCGCGAGGTTTGCCAGGCGCTGGATGCTTATCGCCCGAGCTTGATTCTGGCGCCGAGAAGCTATGAATACGATCTTCGCCGCCGCGAGGCGGTTCGCCGGCTGTTTCGAGTGACGCGGCCCGACGTGGTCGTGCATTTGGCGGCGGTGGTCGGCGGGATTGGAGCAAACCGGGCTAATCCAGGCCGCTATTTCTACGAAAACGCCATCATGGGCGTTCAGCTTCTCGAAGAGGCCCGGCTAGCGAAGGTGAGCAAGATCGTCGTGATCGGTTCGATCTGCTCGTACCCCAAGCATACTCCCGTTCCGTTCCGCGAAGACGATCTTTGGAACGGTTATCCGGAAGAGACGAACGCTCCTTACGGTCTGGCAAAAAAGATGCTGCTCGTGCAGGCTCAAGCCTATCGGCAGCAGTATGGAATGAATGCCATCTCGCTCTTGCCGGTGAACCTCTACGGGCCGGGCGACAACTTCGATCCCGATTCGAGCCATGTGATTCCCGCGCTGATTCGCAAGGCGATTGAAGCCCGCGAAGCGAAGCAACCATTCGTCGAAGTCTGGGGAACGGGCAGTGCGTCGCGCGAATTCCTATTCGTCCGTGATGCCGCTCGCGCAATTGCCGCGGCCACCGAACTCTACGACAAGCCCGAGCCGGTCAATATCGGCTCCGGCGAGGAGATTACGATCCGCGAGTTGACGGAGTTGGTCTGCCGTGCCTGCTGTTACGGTGGTGAAATCCGCTGGGACGCGACGAAGCCCGACGGCCAACCGCGGCGCTGCCTCGACACAAGCCGAGCGCTGGCGGAATTTGGATTTCAAGCCACGACTCGCTTTCCCGATGGCCTGCGAGAGACGGTCGCCTGGTACGAAGCCGATCGACAGGCCGCGGCGCTGCCCCGCGCCGCGTGA
- a CDS encoding 50S ribosomal protein L25, whose translation MAEVLNVEVRKSYGKRHAKRLRNGGAIPAVLYGHGEQTVSLAVSRDQFATAMRHGSRLVELKGGVNESALIRDLQWDTYGTGVLHIDFTRVSADERIEVTVPVELRGQAPGARQGGVVQHLAHEIKIECLATAIPDKIQLNINHLEIGGSVTIGQLELPQGAKLLSDPDAVAAQCVEPAAEVEEAAATTEGAEPEVIGRKAETEEEEEK comes from the coding sequence ATGGCCGAAGTGTTAAACGTCGAGGTTCGCAAGTCCTATGGCAAGCGGCATGCCAAGCGGCTCCGCAACGGAGGGGCGATTCCGGCCGTGCTGTATGGCCATGGGGAGCAGACGGTCAGCTTGGCCGTGTCGCGCGACCAGTTTGCGACCGCAATGCGGCATGGGAGCCGGCTAGTCGAACTCAAAGGAGGCGTGAACGAGAGCGCCCTGATTCGTGACCTGCAATGGGACACCTACGGCACGGGCGTACTGCACATCGACTTCACCCGGGTCTCGGCTGACGAGCGGATTGAAGTGACCGTGCCGGTCGAGCTGCGTGGCCAAGCCCCGGGAGCGCGGCAAGGGGGCGTCGTCCAGCATTTGGCGCACGAAATCAAGATCGAGTGCCTCGCCACCGCGATCCCCGACAAAATTCAGCTCAACATCAATCACCTGGAAATTGGTGGCTCGGTGACGATCGGGCAATTGGAGTTGCCGCAGGGAGCGAAGCTTTTGAGCGATCCGGATGCGGTGGCCGCACAGTGCGTCGAGCCGGCCGCCGAGGTGGAAGAGGCTGCCGCCACGACCGAAGGCGCGGAGCCGGAAGTGATTGGACGCAAGGCCGAGACGGAGGAAGAGGAGGAGAAGTGA